A genomic window from Cotesia glomerata isolate CgM1 linkage group LG7, MPM_Cglom_v2.3, whole genome shotgun sequence includes:
- the LOC123268564 gene encoding uncharacterized protein LOC123268564 isoform X12, translated as MRGLILPLLGLLALGCASKCPVQRMSPGREILCYTSTFDFKQLEDSICRCTTLVHQGHDLQDLTTTGLEDLRKSLVQLNPVLQFVISINDARGRLKTSADARQEAVARILRVLNKVDGVELNVTAGTKERLVHFVQGLKNEITRKTLKKRIILALPTKSEQLAKQFDIKELSKYVDLFAIPTHYLTDEVENYKTFHPSRLMGLFDLLNTDSLVDLVHGLGAAKRKILVSLPASGYKFTLKIKDLNTPRAPAEAISPVSINQEQLCRAISQGEWTIERDEDLTAPYAFSNNSWIAFEDKISAKIKGKYVLLRDLAGLAIRDLENDLKNDCGNTITENVYNSITENRRKSREAVLTSLEDDIYSPETSYPKNLKSSDYRISRIIDSKGQIQAVRENIQTEFSCPHQGYYVHPLSCNRFYRCVQFDQHVEQYSVFEFDCPAGLAFDETTDVCVWPGSLSKGSACPGSPEIAPSAPKRFECSKEGYFADPENCQWFFACMDLGGEKMLAYEFQCPYGLVFDESKLACEWPWLVPKCAGTNYEHKGFGGSGHPGYDGSHGDGGYGSKGHGGEGGHGGYDGKEHDGGYGDYDGKGYDDGYGGYDGNGHDGGYGGYDGKGHDGGYDNKGNNGGYGGKGHDGGYGGYDGKGHDGGYDGKGHDGGYDEKGHDGGYDGKEHDGGYGGYDGKEHDGGYDGKGSDEGYGGKGHDGGYDNKGNDGSHGGNGEKGHDGNHDGKGYDGGNGEKGHAGGNDGKGHDGGYDDKGNEGGYGGYDESSQGGGGGDYGGYDYSGYGGKGIDGFYDGDSDYGEKDKGKEDGGHNESHNNGGSHGGKDIDHGSEMGKGHEGGHEESHGTKDMGHHYDGMENGHDGGKDSHGNDGHDMHGYDGSNDDKEKDAHPGKEDEYPKKPEDDYQEKDQDKESGHGYTTINSYSTNPDYPSVLFSGYSPSSGGYSTGADHSTQTGPYRPQYSTSGYTYSRPGYQTTKSNSYSTNYQKDTVHPGYSTYPQSPIYRGGTGFVTKSSHAPSVTIYQKEFTKPGSGTTSPGLFTPGKTFPGVLEEGSTIITRPSYRNEYYPNQAGGSFTQGATIKTQESSVTSGNQFYTNEAGFGSKIPTLTPVSSIPSTGNGYYSTGFATGNGYYTPDLKPKGYTSVTSTGNDYYTNEASKSYSGNTYSNPGYTSVYTKSNINKQFKTTNYGNKAFTPIEASYPGNTYYTNQSGYNKTISGSSGTLFTPKMSVTATGNEFYPNQAGNPITNLEIPITTADDGTGYKTNEYYDNGGRGTIRYNNGLVTHKYTEEDIKDNGAIFPIYPTPDFGQTNTVSASSNGVYTRGGFTKIGPTKTGITTAQIGGTGSYVAQDLDIQKPRGKPDQIGANAFGTVPSKESAEGQDNSVSTVTPFFNVQVYNGPSVATASPAVANTYSYAKSTTPQYQENMYQYDKTSIAASAGKYSEPGRKYPTSSVGTVGYTSSPVIDYQTTVFEAARIPTVPKVKVDASFSTDAPPVPAGGYSNGNDGSLDINVSFQPTGSSFSAAEDNEVTKTGIGYEGSQDQTDFRGKVEDKESVSVESASYQSTASNEKNLRIPTFVISYTEEPDSKKTKGSRIEGHSYTGSTPNFDTKTTQPAKYPSKPSRPTVTPQINLKKPTSNYNRGIVKYTPADYDETRYSSGLSGTDSHPKTPDYDISENSFPTERNRYQSTNLPSISKSSSSFSGSGRFNSYTTNRPVTTYSNSNRKIELSKSDTVSKFSEVATTKTAVGKVIVKFSDLHPLLLGKLGAECTCKADPFAIKGNKPLLIDSSNGKVDLRNYDESDIYVDLDKSRSGDSYESYENYESQSSEVFSTKVTPVIAEFYHGRTKTPKIRVSTSGYLPASTTASSLRVSASDIESYSTRARSRSGKSIGTFRSTNSPSPSGSVTEPTNANDRASEDRIDYGEVGVLELNPEGKAECARPGLFRHPKLCNKFYACHWDNWKKKFTLHIFNCPIHLTFDNRAGACNWPTKGPACQDNNLLV; from the exons ATGAGAGGCTTAATTCTGCCCTTGCTAGGGCTTCTCGCCCTTGGATGTGCTTCAA agTGTCCTGTCCAACGAATGTCTCCGGGCAGGGAGATCTTGTGCTACACCTCAACTTTCGATTTTAAGCAACTCGAGGATTCCATATGCAGGTGTACGACTCTTGTGCATCAAGGTCATGATCTTCAAGATCTTACGACTACTG gtcTTGAAGATCTTCGCAAGTCCTTGGTACAATTAAACCCAGTGCTCCAGTTTGTAATAAGTATAAACGATGCTCGAGGCAGACTAAAGACTTCGGCGGATGCACGTCAAGAAGCTGTCGCACGGATCTTGAgagttttaaataaa GTGGACGGCGTTGAGCTCAACGTAACTGCGGGAACCAAAGAGCGGTTAGTGCATTTCGTTCAAGGGCTGAAGAATGAAATTACCCGGAAGACGTTGaagaaaagaattattttggCTTTGCCGACTAAGTCCGAGCAGCTTGCCAAGCAGTTTGACATTAAGGAACTTTcaaa ATACGTCGACTTATTTGCCATTCCGACACACTATCTAACTGACGAGGTGGAAAATTACAAGACGTTCCATCCGTCCAGGCTGATGGGACTCTTCGACTTGTTAAATACCGACAGCCTGGTTGATCTTGTACACGGCCTTGGAGCCGCCAAGAGGAAAATTCTTGTTTCCTTACCAGCCAGCGGTTATAAGTTTACCCTCAAGATCAAGGACCTGAATACACCTCGAGCACCGGCTGAAGCAATCAGTCCCGTTTCTATCAATCAGGAGCAACTTTGTCGGGCTATCAGTCAGGGTGAATGGACCATTGAGAGAGACGAAGATCTCACAGCACCTTATGCGTTTTCAAATAATTCTTGGATCGCTTTTGAGGATAAAATTTCTGCTAAGATAAag ggAAAATATGTCTTACTCCGTGACTTGGCAGGCTTGGCCATAAGAGACCTCgaaaatgatttgaaaaatGATTGCGGAAATACCATCACTGAAAACGTTTACAATTCAATTACCGAAAATAGGCGAAAATCTCGAGAAGCTGTGTTAACTTCATTAGAAGATGATATTTAT agtcCAGAAACTTCATACCcgaaaaatttgaagtctTCTGACTACAGAATCTCAAGAATCATCGATAGCAAGGGACAAATTCAAGCTGTGCGAGAAAATATCCAAACGGAGTTTTCTTGCCCTCATCAAGGGTACTATGTACATCCGCTCAGTTGTAACAG ATTCTACCGATGTGTGCAATTCGATCAGCATGTTGAGCAGTATAGTGTCTTCGAATTCGACTGTCCTGCTGGCTTGGCCTTCGACGAAACTACGGATGTTTGTGTGTGGCCTGGTTCCCTTTCGAAAGGTTCAGCGTGTCCTGGTAGTCCTGAAATAGCGCCGTCGGCTCCTAAAAGGTTTGAGTGCTCGAAAGAAGGTTACTTTGCGGATCCCGAAAACTGCCAATGGTTTTTCGCTTGCATGGACTTgg GAGGAGAAAAAATGTTGGCGTACGAGTTTCAGTGTCCTTACGGATTAGTGTTCGATGAAAGTAAATTAGCTTGTGAATGGCCGTGGTTAGTTCCTAAATGTGCTGGTACAAATTATGAACACAAAGGATTTGGAGGTTCTGGACATCCTGGATATGATGGATCTCATGGAGACGGTGGTTATGGTAGTAAAGGTCATGGCGGTGAAGGTGGTCATGGAGGTTATGATGGCAAAGAACATGATGGAGGATATGGAGACTATGATGGCAAAGGATATGATGATGGTTATGGGGGCTATGATGGAAACGGGCATGATGGAGGTTATGGGGGCTATGATGGCAAAGGACATGATGGAGGTTATGATAACAAAGGAAATAATGGAGGTTATGGTGGAAAAGGACATGATGGAGGTTATGGGGGCTATGATGGCAAAGGACATGATGGAGGCTATGATGGAAAAGGACATGATGGAG GTTATGATGAAAAAGGACATGATGGAGGCT ATGATGGAAAAGAACATGATGGAGGTTATGGGGGCTATGATGGCAAAGAACATGATGGAGGCTATGATGGCAAAGGAAGTGATGAAGGTTATGGTGGAAAAGGACATGATGGAGGCTATGATAACAAAGGAAATGATGGAAGTCATGGAGGTAATGGTGAAAAAGGACATGACGGAAATCATGATGGCAAAGGATATGATGGAGGTAATGGTGAAAAAGGACATGCCGGAGGTAATGATGGCAAAGGACATGATGGAGGCTATGATGACAAAGGAAATGAAGGTGGTTACGGAGGCTATGATGAATCATCTCAAGGTGGAGGTGGTGGTGATTATGGCGGCTACGATTATTCTGGTTATGGTGGAAAAGGAATTGATGGATTTTATGACGGTGATAGTGATTACGGTGAAAAAGACAAAGGAAAAGAAGATGGAGGACATAATGAATCACATAATAACGGCGGATCTCATGGCGGTAAAGATATCGACCATGGCTCTGAAATGGGAAAAGGACATGAGGGTGGTCACGAAGAATCTCATGGGACCAAAGATATGGGTCATCACTACGATGGAATGGAAAATGGGCACGATGGAGGCAAAGATAGCCACGGAAATGATGGTCACGACATGCATGGTTACGATGGATCTAATGACGACAAAGAAAAGGATGCTCATCCTGGAAAAGAAGATGAATACCCCAAAAAACCTGAAGATGATTATCAAGAAAAAGACCAAGACAAAGAAAGCGGGCACGGATACACGACTATCAACAGCTATTCGACGAATCCAGACTACCCTTCAGTATTATTCAGTGGATACTCTCCTTCTTCCGGAGGCTACTCAACTGGTGCTGACCACTCAACTCAAACTGGTCCATACAGACCTCAATACTCCACTTCTGGGTACACTTATTCTCGCCCTGGATACCAAACTACAAAATCAAACTCATACTCTACCAACTACCAGAAAGACACTGTCCATCCTGGCTACTCAACGTATCCTCAAAGCCCAATATACCGCGGAGGTACAGGATTTGTCACTAAAAGCTCTCACGCTCCTTCAGTCACCATCTACCAAAAAGAATTCACCAAACCTGGCTCTGGAACAACTTCTCCAGGCCTGTTTACTCCTGGTAAAACCTTCCCTGGAGTCCTAGAAGAAGGCAGCACAATAATCACCCGCCCCTCTTATAGAAACGAGTATTACCCTAACCAAGCCGGAGGATCCTTCACACAAGGCGCCACTATTAAAACGCAAGAATCATCCGTAACTTCAGGCAACCAATTCTACACGAACGAGGCTGGATTTGGATCTAAGATACCTACTCTTACTCCAGTCTCATCGATACCTTCTACTGGAAATGGGTATTACTCTACCGGATTTGCTACTGGAAATGGATACTACACTCCAGACTTAAAACCTAAGGGATACACATCAGTAACTTCCACTGGAAACGATTATTACACAAACGAGGCCAGCAAATCGTACAGCGGAAACACTTACTCAAATCCAGGGTATACTTCTGTCTACACTAAAAGTAacataaataaacaattcaaGACAACAAATTACGGAAATAAAGCTTTTACTCCCATAGAAGCGAGTTATCCAGGAAACACCTATTACACAAACCAATCAGGATACAATAAAACTATAAGTGGTTCCAGCGGAACCTTGTTTACTCCCAAAATGTCTGTAACGGCAACCGGTAACGAGTTCTACCCTAACCAGGCGGGTAACCCGATAACCAATCTAGAGATTCCAATAACCACTGCCGATGATGGCACCGGGTACAAGACAAATGAGTATTACGACAATGGCGGCCGCGGTACTATTCGCTACAATAACGGTCTTGTTACTCACAAATACACCGAGGAAGACATTAAAGATAATGGAGCTATTTTCCCAATCTATCCAACCCCCGATTTCGGGCAGACCAACACCGTTAGTGCCAGCTCCAACGGAGTCTACACTCGAGGAGGATTCACGAAGATAGGACCGACCAAAACGGGAATTACTACTGCTCAGATTGGAGGCACCGGAAGCTATGTAGCTCAAGATTTAGATATACAAAAACCGAGGGGCAAACCAGACCAGATTGGCGCTAACGCCTTCGGAACTGTTCCTTCTAAAGAATCCGCTGAAGGTCAGGATAATTCAGTGTCTACAGTAACTCCTTTCTTTAATGTGCAGGTGTACAATGGTCCGAGTGTTGCGACAGCTTCACCGGCGGTTGCTAATACGTACTCCTACGCGAAATCAACGACTCCCCAGTATCAGGAAAACATGTATCAGTATGATAAGACGTCTATTGCTGCCTCTGCTGGGAAATACAGCGAACCTGGGAGAAAGTATCCAACATCCAGTGTGGGAACGGTCGGTTATACCAGTTCCCCGGTTATCGATTATCAGACCACGGTATTCGAGGCCGCGAGAATTCCAACCGTTCCGAAAGTAAAAGTTGATGCTTCCTTTAGTACCGACGCTCCTCCAGTTCCAGCGGGTGGATATTCTAATGGTAACGATGGTTCCCTTGATATTAACGTGTCATTCCAACCGACTGGCTCCAGTTTTTCTGCAGCTGAAGACAATGAAGTTACGAAAACTGGAATTGGATACGAAGGATCTCAGGATCAGACTGATTTCAGAGGGAAAGTTGAGGACAAAGAATCTGTCAGTGTTGAGTCGGCTTCTTATCAATCCACTGCGAGCAATGAGaag AATCTCCGTATACCGACATTCGTGATATCTTACACCGAGGAGCCTGactccaaaaaaaccaaaGGATCGCGCATAGAAGGACACAGTTATACTGGGTCAACACCGAACTTCGACACCAAAACAACTCAGCCAGCTAAGTATCCATCAAAACCCTCGCGACCTACCGTCACACCTCAAatcaacctcaaaaaaccaaccTCTAATTACAACCGCGGTATCGTTAAGTACACGCCAGCTGACTACGATGAAACTAGATACTCTTCTGGCTTATCTGGCACAGATTCTCATCCAAAGACTCCAGACTACGATATATCTGAGAACAGTTTCCCTACTGAAAGAAACCGTTACCAGTCCACTAATCTTCCATCAATCAGTAAATCTTCTTCATCGTTTTCCGGATCAGGACGGTTTAATTCTTACACAACTAATCGGCCAGTGACAACCTACTCCAATAGCAACAGGAAAATCGAGCTATCGAAATCCGATACAGTTTCTAAATTCAGCGAAGTTGCTACGACCAAAACTGCGGTCGGGAAAGTAATCGTGAAATTCAGTGATCTACATCCACTTTTGTTAGGGAAACTGGGCGCAGAGTGCACGTGCAAGGCTGATCCATTTGCGATCAAAGGAAACAAGCCGTTGTTGATCGACTCGTCAAACGGGAAAGTTGATCTGAGAAACTACGACGAGTCCGACATTTATGTCGACTTGGACAAGAGCAGATCTGGAGATTCTTACGAGTCCTATGAAAACTATGAGTCGCAATCCTCAGAAGTTTTTTCTACAAAAGTTACTCCAGTTATTGCCGAATTTTACCACGGAAGGACAAAGACTCCGAAGATTCGAGTATCTACTTCAGGATACTTGCCTGCTTCTACCACTGCCTCATCACTTCGGGTATCTGCCAGTGACATAGAATCCTACTCAACGAGAGCTAGATCCCGGAGTGGAAAGAGTATCGGTACTTTCAGGTCAACCAATTCACCTTCACCGTCTGGGTCAGTCACGGAACCAACGAATGCCAACGATAGGGCTTCTGAAGATAGAATCGACTACGGAGAAGTGGGTGTTCTCGAACTGAATCCCGAAGGCAAGGCCGAGTGTGCTCGTCCTGGATTGTTCAGGCACCCCAAGCTCTGTAACAAATTCTACGCGTGTCATTGGGACAACTGGAAGAAGAAGTTCACGCTTCATATATTCAATTGTCCGATTCATTTGACATTTGACAACCGCGCTGGAGCTTGCAATTGGCCGACAAAGGGGCCAGCTTGTCAGGATAACAATCTATTGGTTTAA